The following DNA comes from Flammeovirgaceae bacterium.
TATCACCCCAATATCGTTTACAAGCTGGAGCTGGGCATATCCAACCGGGACAATGGCGGGGGCAACATTCCCCAAACGGGGTTCACCGCCAACCTGATATTGGATGCCGTGATCAAATGGGGGTTCAAACCGGGTTGGTCCCTTTGGGTAGGGCAAACAAAATTGCCAGGCAATATCGAACGGGTAATCAGTTCGCAGTCGCTACAGTTTGCCGATCGCAGCAATTTGAACGCAAGCTACAACATAGACCGTGATGTTGGCATCCAACTGCATTACAAGAAAAACAAGGTCAGGTTTGTTTCTTCCGTGGCCATGGGCGAGGGCCGGAACATAGTGGTCAATAACCCTGGCGGCTACGACTACACTTTTCGGGGCGAGTACTTCCCTTTTGGGGAATTCACAGCGGGCGGTGATTACTTCAGCACGGACCTGGCCAGGGAGCCCAAACCTAAATTATTGCTAGGGTTTACCTACGATTACAACGACAGGGCCACGCGCGAAAGGGGCCAGCTCGGTGATTTTCTATCTGCCCAGCGCGACCTGGAGACCGTGTTCCTGGATGCCCACTTCAAGTACAGGGGGTTTTCTTCCCTTTTGGAGTATGCCCATAAGGCATCCCCTGATGGGGCTGTGGTCCTGGTGGGCAATGGCAATCCCCCGGAAGCGTTTTTTACTGGCACCGGTTTCAATTGGCAGGCCGGGTACCTGTTTAAAAACAATGTGGAGATAGCCGGGCGCTATACCCATGTGGCCCCGGAAGAAGCCACGCAAAGAAGCAAGGCCACCCACTATACCCTGGGCGTGAACAAGTATATTGTAGGCCACAACCTAAAGGTCCAGGGAGATGTGTCCCTGATCAGGGAGCGGTTGCAGGATGACATGTTGATGGCGAGGATATCCGTGGAATTGGCATTCTGACCTGAACTTTTATATCCCGCAACCAGCGGTAGATATTCAAATTGCACCGGCTGTCGCCAAACCCTTGGCCCATTATGCCGTAAAACCATTTCAACCCGCATTGGGATGCCGGTCCAAACCAAACCAAATGAACAGGTTCTTTAGGTTTTTTTCTTTGAACATTTGGGGAAACCTTCCATCGGCATGGCAGCGCCTGTTATCGAAATTTTACGCCCAACTATACACCAAAAGTTACAGCCGGCACCTCATTGGGCCATACTGCCGCCTCCACTATACCGACCCCGCCTATTTGTCCCAGTTCAAACCTGCCAGCGGAAACAGTACTTACCAAAACTTTCAGGATTTTTTCACCCGTGTTTACAAGGCACCTCCACAAATTTTGAGCGATGCCGCGTGGCCATGCGAAGGGTTGTTGTGCGAATATGGGAAGGTAGGCGAAACCCAACTCGTGCACGTAAAAGGCCAGAAACGCCACCTGCGCAACATCTTTGGCAAGTTGGGCCCAAGCATCCCAGACCATTACTATTTTTCCAATGTTTTTCTTCACAACAACAATTACCACCGCATTCACAGTCCGGTTGCAGGCACCATTGAACAGATGGAACGCGTGCCGGGCGACCTGGTGGTGCTGAGGCCGTGGATTTATAAAAAAGACCCCTCACTGCCGGCACTGCGCAACGAGCGTGTAAACATTTCCATCCGGTCAAAAAAGGGGGACCGATGGTTCTTGTCCATTGTAGGGGGGCCGGCAGTAGGCACCATCGTCATTGCCAACAACCTCGCCACGGGGTCGCTGCTCCATATAGGACAGGAGTTGGCCGTGTTCCTGCTGGGGTCTACCTGCTGCATCGCCTCCCCCCTGCCGGCTACCAACAGTGCCCTTGGCTGCCAGGTGGCCGTGGGAAAGCCCCTGTGACCCACCTGTGTAAATTGGCCGCCATTTGTTTGTTCACCCCGTGGTTATTCCCTTATTATTTACGAATTTGAATTTCCTAAAACCATGGCCCATGAGACGAATAGCCTTTCTTTTGAACTTGTTTGCCTGTGCACTGCTTTTCGGCTGCCAGCAGGAATATGACCTCATCATTAAAAACGGAATGGTCTATGATGGGTCGGGCAACGCCCCGGTTCAAGCAGACGTTGCCGTAAACAAAGACAGGATTGTTAAAACAGGGAACCTCTCCCATGCCAAGGCCAAGCGGGAAATTGACGCCACCGGCCTTGCCGTTTCGCCCGGTTTTATCGATATGCACGCCCACCTGGACCCATTGCTCAGGCTTCCCTCGGCAGAGAGTGCCATACGCCAGGGGGTGACTACCTCTTTGGGCGGGCCGGACGGATCTTCGCCCTGGCCACTGGGTGCCTACCTCGATGAGGCGGACAGCATTGGCATGACCATGAACGTTGCCTTTCTCATCGGGCACAATACCATCAGAAAAAATGTGATGGGGCTGGAAGACAGGGCGCCAACGGACAAAGAACTCACCGAAATGGAGGACCAGGTAGGGCAGGGCATGAAGGATGGGGCGTTCGGTTTGTCCACAGGCCTTAAATATATCCCCGGGGCATTTTCCAATGTGGATGAAGTGATTGCCCTGGCCAAGGTGGCATCGAAGTACGGGGGCATTTACACCTCCCACCTCCGGGAAGAAGGCATAGGATTGTTGGAGGCCGTACATGAGGCCATCCAGATAGGCAGGGAGGCAAACATCCCCATTGTGCTTACCCACCACAAGGCCATCGGCACTAAAATGTGGGGCGCCAGCGTAAAGACCCTGGCGATGGTGGACAGCGCCAGGAAAATAGGGATTGATGTTATGATGGACCAATACCCTTACAATGCCAGCTATACCGGCATTGGGGTGCTCATCCCATCCTGGTCAAGGGCGGGGGGCAATGATGAATTTAAAAAAAGGCTGAAAAACCCTATTTTGAGGGACAGCATTAAAAGGGGCATAGTAAACAATATTTTGTACGACCGTGGCGGGGCGGATTTGAACCGGGTCCAATTTGCGTTGGTGAATTGGAAAAAAGACCTGGAGGGAAGGACATTGCGCGATTGGCTCGTGGAAAGGAAAATGGAGCCCACCGTGGAGAACGGTGCGGAGTTGGTCATAGAGGCCCAGCTCAAGGGCGGGGCCAATTGCGTGTACTTTGCCATGGACGATGCTGACGTGGAACGTATTATGAAGCACCCTCAAACCATGATCGGATCGGACGGAAGGCTGGTGGCACCCGGTGACGGGCACCCGCACCCCCGCTGGTATGGGACCTTCCCCCGGGTACTGGGGGTTTATGTTCGCGAAAAGGGGGTCTTGACTTTGGAAAATGCCATTCATAAAATGACGATGATGTCGGCCGACCGGCTCGGCCTTAAAGACAGGGGAAGGATCGAAGAAAATACTTTTGCCGATTTGGTGGTGTTCAATCCGAAAACCGTAAAAGACAAGTCCACATTTCAGGACCCCCACCAATACCCGGAAGGAATCGATTACGTGATCGTAAACGGAAAGCTGGCGGTGGATGGCGGCCAGTTTATTGATGCGAGGTCGGGCATGGTGTTAAGGAAAGGCCAATAGCCCAAGGGGCAACGCTGTCCATACGTCCATTATAGGGAATTTCCATGTTGGGCCAGGGCCGGGCGCAATCCACGTGACCGATGGGCCCACCTATTGGCCTTGATAGAAAAAAAGAATGTCAAAATGGCCGGATAGGTACTTTTCCGCTTCATAATCCAGACATAATTTCCTGGTTTGGCCCGCTTTTATCGATGGATTGTTATTTGATGAGGGGTTCATAAAAACGCAACCATGAACTTCGATAAATTCACTATAAAGTCACAAGAGGCCTTGCAGAAGTCTGCGGGGATCGCCATGGCCCATCAACACCAGGCCATAGAACCAGCGCACCTGCTGAAGGCGATATTGGAAACGGACGAAAACGTATCCAGTTATTTATTAAAGAAACTCAACATTGGCTCCAGCACCCTCCACTCCAAATTGGACGAGGTTATGGGGACTTTCCCCAAGGTAACGGGCCAGCAAGCCCACCTTTCTTCCGCCTCCAACCAGGTTTTGCAAAATGCCGAAAAAGAATTGCGCGAACTGCAAGACGAGTACATTTCGGTAGAGCACCTGCTGCTTGCCCTCTTAGATACCAAAGACAAGGTGTCGTCCCTCATGAAGGATGTGGGCTTCGGGCGTTCCGCCCTGCTTAAGGCCATCAAAGAATTGCGGGGGGGCAACAA
Coding sequences within:
- a CDS encoding D-aminoacylase — protein: MRRIAFLLNLFACALLFGCQQEYDLIIKNGMVYDGSGNAPVQADVAVNKDRIVKTGNLSHAKAKREIDATGLAVSPGFIDMHAHLDPLLRLPSAESAIRQGVTTSLGGPDGSSPWPLGAYLDEADSIGMTMNVAFLIGHNTIRKNVMGLEDRAPTDKELTEMEDQVGQGMKDGAFGLSTGLKYIPGAFSNVDEVIALAKVASKYGGIYTSHLREEGIGLLEAVHEAIQIGREANIPIVLTHHKAIGTKMWGASVKTLAMVDSARKIGIDVMMDQYPYNASYTGIGVLIPSWSRAGGNDEFKKRLKNPILRDSIKRGIVNNILYDRGGADLNRVQFALVNWKKDLEGRTLRDWLVERKMEPTVENGAELVIEAQLKGGANCVYFAMDDADVERIMKHPQTMIGSDGRLVAPGDGHPHPRWYGTFPRVLGVYVREKGVLTLENAIHKMTMMSADRLGLKDRGRIEENTFADLVVFNPKTVKDKSTFQDPHQYPEGIDYVIVNGKLAVDGGQFIDARSGMVLRKGQ
- a CDS encoding FmdC precursor translates to MPFLKKSLAPFLLAALFSSLNGFGQDLTKNKFGKGIRITAADSSFAMKFGLRFQTIYDGRLNTETQDYNDHFLIRRYRLKFDGWAYHPNIVYKLELGISNRDNGGGNIPQTGFTANLILDAVIKWGFKPGWSLWVGQTKLPGNIERVISSQSLQFADRSNLNASYNIDRDVGIQLHYKKNKVRFVSSVAMGEGRNIVVNNPGGYDYTFRGEYFPFGEFTAGGDYFSTDLAREPKPKLLLGFTYDYNDRATRERGQLGDFLSAQRDLETVFLDAHFKYRGFSSLLEYAHKASPDGAVVLVGNGNPPEAFFTGTGFNWQAGYLFKNNVEIAGRYTHVAPEEATQRSKATHYTLGVNKYIVGHNLKVQGDVSLIRERLQDDMLMARISVELAF
- a CDS encoding phosphatidylserine decarboxylase; its protein translation is MNRFFRFFSLNIWGNLPSAWQRLLSKFYAQLYTKSYSRHLIGPYCRLHYTDPAYLSQFKPASGNSTYQNFQDFFTRVYKAPPQILSDAAWPCEGLLCEYGKVGETQLVHVKGQKRHLRNIFGKLGPSIPDHYYFSNVFLHNNNYHRIHSPVAGTIEQMERVPGDLVVLRPWIYKKDPSLPALRNERVNISIRSKKGDRWFLSIVGGPAVGTIVIANNLATGSLLHIGQELAVFLLGSTCCIASPLPATNSALGCQVAVGKPL